The Kiritimatiellia bacterium genomic sequence GCCGCGTTATTCCTGATTCGCTCGTTCAGACTCCGTTGAATTCCTCCCATGGCAGGGGTGTTCCGCGGCCGCCATGAGGGTCATTCCTATCGCGTGACCACGAGGAGATTTTCACAGCATTATGACACCGGTGATGGGCGCCGTTGACGCCAGCCCTTGCCCCATCTATGGTCATACTCTTTACAACCACGGAGCGATAAATGAATGTTCGTGTCGAAACGCTTGGGCCGTGCCGGCGGGAACTTTTCATCCAAATCCCTTCAGAGGAAGTGAGGGATGAGTTTGAAAAAACAACCCGCGAATATGCTCGCCATGCCCGAATTCCCGGGTTTCGGCCTGGCCACGCGCCTCAAAATTTGGTTCGTCGCCGGTTTCATAAGGAAATTTCGGATGACGTAAAACAGCGTCTGATTTCCCGCGCCTACCAATCGGCCCTGTCGCGGGAGAAACTGGCTCCCGTCGCGGTGCTAGACGTTCGGGACGGCGAGATGCTTGAAACCGAGCCGTTTTCCTTTTCGGTCATTGTGGATGTCGCCCCTGACTTCGTGTTGCCGGATTACAAGCGGTTGCGGGTCGTTCGCCGGCCGATTTCGGTACAAGAATCCCAGATCGATGAAACCCTCAAACTTCTCCGCGAAAAACAAGCCCGCTTTGTCGAGGCCAACGATCAGCCGGCAGAAATCGGAGATTTGGTGCTAATCGATTTCGATGGCGTTTCTGAGGGCCGTCCGATCGAGGAGCTTGTCCCCGAGGCCAAGGGGTTGGGTTCGGGCCGCGATTTCTGGCTTCTCGTCGATTCAGCGCGGGAATTCGTACCCGGTTTTTCGCAGGCGCTCTGCGGCGCGACGGCCGGAACGAAGAGGGAGATCCAGGTGGATTTTCCGCCGGACTATCCCGAGACCGCGCTCGCGGGCAGGAAGGCTGCGTACTTTGTGACGGTCAAAGGGGTTCGAAAGCGGAAGATTCCGCCGTTGGATGAGGAATTCGTACGCGCCGCGGGCGCAGCGTCTCTGGAGGAGCTTCGGGAGCGGGTGCGCAGGGATCTGATGGAAATTTTTGAGTCCAATGAGCGACGCCGGATCGAGGACCAAATTACCGAGCAGCTCCTGCGGGGCGTTGATTTTGAGCTGCCCGAGTCCCAGGTGCGGGGCGAGACGGAACAACTGATCTACGAGATCGTCAACGAAAATCGAATCCGCGGGGTGAGCGACGACGAAATACGAGCCCACAAGGATGACATTCTGCAGGGGGCCTCACGGTCGGCTGCGGAAAAAATCAAACTTCGGTATATTTTGAAGCGGATCGCAGAGGCGGAGAATCTGTTCGTCAGCGAGGAGGAGGTGCGCAGCCGAATCCGCGCCATGGCAATCCGTCGGGGCATAACGGAATCCCGACTGCTTACCGACCTTCAGGAACGCGGGTTGCTCGAGGATCTTCGGGACGCCATTTTGGCTCGGAAAACGCTTGATCGACTGGTCGAGCTGGCGGAAGTTGTCACGGAAGCTCCGGTTGAGGAGAAGAAGCCATGACGTCCGAACAGGGGCAGGTGCTCATCCCTATGGTCATCGAGCAGACCGGGCGCGGCGAGCGCGCGTATGACATCTATTCCCGGCTGCTCAAGGAGCGCATCATCTTTCTCGGCACGGCCATCAATGACGACGTCGCCAACCTGGTCATCGCCCAGATGCTCTTTCTTCAGGGCGAGGATGCCGAGAAGGACATTAACCTTTACATCAATTCACCCGGCGGATCGGTTACGGCTGGCCTGGCGATCTATGACACGATGCAGCACCTCAAATGCGATGTGGTGACCTATTGTGTGGGCCAAGCGGCCAGCATGGGGGCCGTCCTTCTCGCCGCAGGGACGCGCGGCAAGCGCCATGCGCTGCCAAATGCCCGCATCATGATCCACCAACCCTGGGGCGGCGCACAGGGTCAGGCGACTGACATCAGCATCCAGGCCAAGGAGATTCTTCGCTTGCGAGACCGCCTGAACGAGATCCTGTCCGCTCACACGGGCCGGCCGGTGGAGGATATCGCGCGAGACACCGATCGTGATTTCTTCATGTCGGCCGAAGAAGCCCGAGCGTACGGCCTCGTCGATGACGTGATGGCAAGCCGTAAACAACCTGGAAAGGCCCGATAAGGTCTCATGCCGACCCGCTCCGATAACCAACCGAAATGCTCGTTTTGCGGCCGTCCGCAAAGCGAAGTCGAACGCTTGATTGCAGGGCCGGGCGTTCACATTTGCAATCACTGCGTGGTTTTGTGCCATTCGCTGCTCAACCGCGGAGGCGCCAAGCCGGAGCGCCTCTCAAACCATGCCCCTCTCCGTGTGCCGAAGCCGCACGAAATCAAAATGGCGCTGGATGAGCACGTTATCGGGCAAGAAACGGCCAAGAGGATCCTGTCGGTCGCCGTCCACAATCATTACAAACG encodes the following:
- the clpP gene encoding ATP-dependent Clp endopeptidase proteolytic subunit ClpP, which gives rise to MTSEQGQVLIPMVIEQTGRGERAYDIYSRLLKERIIFLGTAINDDVANLVIAQMLFLQGEDAEKDINLYINSPGGSVTAGLAIYDTMQHLKCDVVTYCVGQAASMGAVLLAAGTRGKRHALPNARIMIHQPWGGAQGQATDISIQAKEILRLRDRLNEILSAHTGRPVEDIARDTDRDFFMSAEEARAYGLVDDVMASRKQPGKAR
- the tig gene encoding trigger factor is translated as MNVRVETLGPCRRELFIQIPSEEVRDEFEKTTREYARHARIPGFRPGHAPQNLVRRRFHKEISDDVKQRLISRAYQSALSREKLAPVAVLDVRDGEMLETEPFSFSVIVDVAPDFVLPDYKRLRVVRRPISVQESQIDETLKLLREKQARFVEANDQPAEIGDLVLIDFDGVSEGRPIEELVPEAKGLGSGRDFWLLVDSAREFVPGFSQALCGATAGTKREIQVDFPPDYPETALAGRKAAYFVTVKGVRKRKIPPLDEEFVRAAGAASLEELRERVRRDLMEIFESNERRRIEDQITEQLLRGVDFELPESQVRGETEQLIYEIVNENRIRGVSDDEIRAHKDDILQGASRSAAEKIKLRYILKRIAEAENLFVSEEEVRSRIRAMAIRRGITESRLLTDLQERGLLEDLRDAILARKTLDRLVELAEVVTEAPVEEKKP